The Gouania willdenowi chromosome 22, fGouWil2.1, whole genome shotgun sequence nucleotide sequence GACTGACCACGACAACAGCTGACCAGTGGTAAACACACCGATACAAGCTTCaacaacacacaatcacaaACAGCACTAAAGCAGTGTGTAGAGGGACAGCTCTACTGGCTTATCTAACACAGCCATGCAGAGTGGAGTGCTGCTTTGGCCCATTGATAACAACAGACGACAATGCATCAAAACAACCAGCTGCTCGTCATGTCCGTAGGTGATCGTTGGGATTTGTGATGCATTGATGAATTCGGCTCAAATGTGTTTGAACACTCAAAGGAAGCAGCATTGTCCCAGCAGGGATTCCAGCTGTTTGAGGCGTGTAGGAGGGGAGTGTTTGAGGGGAGTAAAGCCGATTCAGCAGAAACACAGCCAGCAGCACACCAGTCTTCTGATCAGCACAGGTGTAAAGTCATAGGCCAGAGAAGAGGGACGGTGAAGTCAAAAGCTTCCCTGACCACAAAGATGTGGtgatgtgcagcagcagcagcaacgtgGTGGAGGTGAGGGCAGGCAGAGCGATGTGTTCCAGCCATTGGATCAGGAGTTATCAGAGGGAATGTGTTCTTCAAAGCCCTCGCTCTCCCTGACCAACGCCCTCTCCAGGATGACACGCCCCTCCTTGTAGCGCTGACTGTCCTCCACAGCGAACTCATAGATCCAGCCCAGCTTGCTGTTACAGTTCTTGCAGCTGATGTCTCTCACCATGTGTGTGCCGGTGAGCATCGTTCTCTCCTGTACCTCGCTGTACTGAAGGTTCACCACCTGACGGGTTAGAAAAAGAAACATGACGCCATATTACAACACTACAAAAACAATAGGGGGCGCAAACCTACGCCAAGCGTCACACCtcttctttgccagatattatcAGTGGtcctgatcattcacactttaaagcagaGCTCTAGTGGGGAATGgaggtatgacaggtggggcgcgacaaacaggaggacattttcaGTTTCATACCAATCTTCCTAAAATGCCGCTCTTCATTGACGATAAAGACCATTAACACTAAGACTCAAAGAAAGGAATAACGAATAGCCTAAAATTGTAGCAGAGATTAAGAGAGAATCCGTGTAccgttcgttctttggttattacattttaaaaccaaatcaaaataacaaataaacagttatttttgtttcactgatttaaacccaaaacagaaatacagaaaaaccaaaaatcagataagcagcattttttttttaattattctgtttgtgtgatggggaaattagagtgagaactgaagtccacagctgcacctggtttccctccccaggtcctggacaaggtctcctcacacacacgaggactgtttaggatttatttcagcagttttctggtcctgctcctgttttcattcagtctgtggatatTTTAGCTCGTAGAAAGCTGATCACTTTATGTTGCGTTTTGTGGTGTTACGGTCCACATAGtgtccaaataaactggtgactgactattaactgtgaggaacaatagatgttggaacttctaccatttgacacttatgcaaaaacaattacagcttttttgagggcagtaaaaatgtttattttgcacatgaTACTGTAAATATCGCtgacagcagccgtcaacacacacggaagttgatcacaagaaacgaggagcaccagtagactcattacaccacctctggttccacaaatcatgtgcatgttttacataacatccatttattggttttgatttatttatgtattaataacgtttcaattaaccagtaatgtgacttacgCGTCGCTTCTTTTTATGTCGGGACcattcaccagtttatctggctactatttggaccgtaacactgttcggtaaagttggcagatattcacaaattcggacttccagcatcaataactctttaacaaaacatttaattttaaaacagaaacacgctgcttgtttggtttttggtttttttgttttcctgtttctggttttaaaataataaaacaaaaatccaatccgttttttttctattttttaatttggttttgaaacaaaataaccaaagaacaaagggtacacagattaaaGAGCATTAAATGACTAGACTGCATTGGATACGCACCAGGAACTAAATATACTTCACATTGAGGGAAACAAtacgttaaaaaaataatttctaaaCCTTTTTGCTTTTCTGAAGCTTTTTTTGTAAACGATGTttggttatttcctgtatttctgACTGCTGAactttaacatttgttttttatgcaggaaaataagttaaataactttttgagttttgatttattcatgaaaaattttaattgcattatgaaacatggtGTTACTTTTTGTCAGAttgcaaaaaatattttatttcctgtatttttaaaCTAGTTAATAATTTTTTGATTTACTATATAAAATGATGTTACTTGTCAATAAATTCGAAAATGTGTTATAGGTCAGGAATATTTaagtacttttaatgtaatcctgctaacagacaaacaaacaaataaaggctggtgaaaatatgagtTCCCTGGTCGAGGTAATTACAATCCACCATTATTACACCAGTCACTGCTCTCTCTCACTCCGTCACTGTACCTTATTGAAGAGAAATGCTCGGCCCGTGGCTCCTGTAAATCTAGTGGAGATGAGCTCAGAGCGATTAGTCAGGAAAGTGTCACAGTTGGCACAGGAGAAGAGGCGTGTCCCACCAATGTGGTCCAAGAAGATACGCCCCATCGTCTGATGTCAGCAAGTCACTGGgctggaaaaacaacaaatacactacaattacaatttagaAATAGATTAAATAAGTAATATTCTGTTGATCGGTATTACATAATACAAAATTTATAAAATACTGAATATGACTGAAACCAGCTGCGATCAAACCAACTGAttggacaatatttgtattgtaaCTTACCTTACTGTATTAAACAATCAAAAGGAATTTAATAAATTGTGGCATTTCTACTTATCAccgattaataataataaaagattttGCTTCTTTGCTCTAAATCATGTTTTCAGGTATAATAAGAGTTTATGttcatgtatacagtatatcctgtgtatatcaatgtttttattttatatatcagCTAATGACTGATGTGTTGGTTACTGGCAGATACATCGAATAtcaacattaaataaattatattcttCTGGCTTGTTAAAGGTTAATCTGTGTTATTATAATATTCGTACAGAATGGCTAAATGGTGGAGATACTATTAAAATCCACATCATACAAATACTAATTTACTGTTATTACAATAACATTACAGAACATCACTGTCAGTCATCCTTTCTGTCTACAAGCCTGACACTCGGTTTCTACTCTAGTGTGTGAgatatatattaatttatttcattaaatctAGCTTTGCTCTTCTATAtctccttaaaaaaaacaataaatatataaaccaaACATGTCAGTGAGGTCGTGAGAGAACTTGACAGTGAGGATAAAATAGAATCTCATTGATCACTTCAAATGAACGTTCAATAAAGTTTGTAATAATACGCTTTCATTAATAGTACATCTATGGTCGCCTTCTGTTTAAAAAGCCTCCGTCAGATTTCCATTGGAACTTTCTGTTCCCAAATCCGCAGGTCGCGCAGAATTTACGTCAGTCAAAAGAAGCTAACACAAAACTAGCCGTTTGGCTAACAGCGTCAACAAGCAAGGAACGAGAAAAGAAACACAATGTATTTCTACATTTATCCCAATAACTCGTTACCTTTTCACACTGGTGTGTCTTAAAGAAACGCCTCAGTCCGAGATACAGACGGAGGTTTTTAGCTGTACATGGGCTGTTTGCGGTCGTCTTTGTGTCTATGTTATTCTCTCTCAGCTGTTCCTGTCTGAGCTGCACGCACCACAGTGTCAACATCCGGTCTGACGTCACCGCGTCTACGCAGGTAGGTCCCCTGTAGGCCACGAGGGGGCAGCACAGGTGCGTTGATTAGTGCTGAATGATGGGAAAACAGTTTTATCACGTTTTATCAGTTCACATGTGAAATGACATTTAATTAATGTTGATATGTGAtatatttaaaacagttttgacatgttaaatatatatattttcatgcatgttatatgtatattttaccTAGAGTCaaaactgatttagaaatatctaAATTTAGTTATAGATCATAccagaaattattttttcacttgtAAGAATAACAATTATACATTTCTGCAATTTAAAatcaacatattatttaaaagaataaacTAGTGGAAATGTATTTCCCCTTTTCAGACATGTCCTCCATATCAGATTAATGTTCAAATAGCTTTCCAGCAAACCCTTAATTTATTTCAGATTagttataaaataaattgtaaatatcGCAAAATATAATTTTCACTAGTTACAAATGTGTTTAAGATATCTGAAATGCAATTCTAGACATATTTTACATTACTAGTTATCAATTACATTCTTATTGGTTACAATCCCAAGATGATATTTCAGTCATTTCTTTTGACTAgtgagattttaattttagaTATCTCCAATTCCACATATACAGgcccctccaaaagtattggaacggcaaggtcaattcctttgtttatgttgtatactgaagacatttgggtttcagatcaaaacatgaatatgagacaaaagttcaaaattccagcttttatttcatggtatttacatctagatgtgttaaacaactcaagACAGAGCGCCTgttgtttgaacccacccacttttcaaggtagcaaaagtattggaacatgtGACTGATGGGTGTTTCTAGTTGCTCATGTGTTGCCTTTTAAATTGATTTCTTAAACATGAAATAGTTATTGTTTTTGGCTTTGGATTTCACCTGCGAAAACTGCATTTGCTGTTAAGCAAACATAAAGACCAGAGAGCTGTCTATGGGAGAAAAGCAAACCATTTTGAAGCTAAGAGAAGAGGAGAAATCGAGCAGAGCTATTTCACAAACATTGGACATAGTCAATGCAACAATttggaatgtcctgaaaaagaaagaaactactgGTGTACTGAGCAACGGACATGGAACAGGTCGGCCAAGGGGATCAACAGCAGCTGATGACAGAAACATTGTGAGAGCTGTGAAGAAACACCCAAAGACAACAGTCTGTGACATCACCACCAACCTCCACAGGGCAGGGGTGAAGGTATCACAATCCACTGTTCGAAGAAGACTTTGAGAGAAGAAATATGGAGGCCATACCACAAGATGTAAACCGCTCATCAGCAAAAAGAATCAGAAGGCCAGATTGGATTTTGCAAAAAAGAactgttacggtgaaatttacggttacctcgtctttgacttgaaaacacactctgtggtgataaatgatgaagaccagacaggagagatgatgaagtaataaaaaatgatttaatctaaactaaataaaaaggtacaaagcgggatagacaaagcagtggtctcctctggccagaggagagggCGCGAAGAAGAAGGGACCAAAAGtttctttcacacacatttataccccactgtcccacctcccctcttccacagacaacaaagaagGGACCAGgggggggaaggtcagtctgccggaggtgacacctccgatgtcgaggtgaaagttagatgtgtgtgggtgtgtgagtgagtgtgtgtgtatgtgtatatgatgtgtgtgtgtgtgtatgtgatgtctggggtgggtttggacgtgctctggccttcgagattaaactgaggccaactgacattcctttagagaagctgtatcatgggagtatgggtccactgactttgcaggaggaggaaaagacatcagacaggcatggaaagttacaaattggggtattaagttgaatgagatcaaaaagcaaatatatgagtatacataattaatcaattttgccaccacagaACAGAGATAAGCCACAAATGTTTTAGAACAAACTTTTATGaactgatgagaccaagatgaACCTCTACCAAAGTGATCGAAAGGCCAAAGTATGGAGAAAGAGAGGATCTGcttatgatccaaaacacacaagctcaATATGTGAAGCATGGCGGAGGTAATGTCATGGCTTGGGCTCACTAGTCTTTATTGATGATGTAACTCATAATGGTAGCAGCAGAATTCATTCTGAGAAATGCATCCAAACTAATCGGGAGAAGCTTCATCatgcaacaagacaatgaccctaaaCACACTGCCAACTCAACAAAGGACTTCATCAGGGAGAACAAGTGGAGGGTCTTAAACTGACCAAGTCAATCACCTGACCTTAACCCAAGAGAGCATTTTACCTCCTGAAGAGGAGACTGAAGGGAGAAACCCCCAGAAACAAAGAAGTGGTGAAACAGGCTGCAGTAAAGACCTGGAAAAGCGTTTCAAATGAAGAACGCAACAGTCCGATGAAGTCCTTGGGTCACAGGCTTGTAACAGTTATTGCAAGTAAGAGTTATGCCACcaaatatttaatgttattcactttaagttaatttaataatgtctgttccaatacttttgctcacttgaaaagtgggtgggttcaaacaaaaggtgctACACATCTCaatgtaaataccatgaaataaaatctggaattctgaacttttgttcatgttttgatctgaaacccagatgtcttcagtatacaacaTAAACAAAGGAATTGATCTTgctgttccaatacttttggatgGGACTATTAATATTTCCACTATTAGAACTGACTTTATTACATGCACAATGACAATTTCTACTTGTGAGAATTGAATTGTAGAGATCATTGATTAGTATTGAAACTAGTCAAAACTACATTGTGGATATGTCAACTTAGAACtagattttttgcatttcaagaAAATGCAAGTAAGAATGTAGGGTGGAGGAGACCTGGTTGATGTGACATCGACGCAAACAccgattggctgaaatctccaaaatggtgatgtcctaaaaatattaaaagataTTACATGTATTTCAAGGTTAAAAGCTGGTATAAATACTTCATAGACATTTATGACACACATCTTATAATTTACCTTTGAACGATCGTCTACAGGACATTCATGTGATAGGTTGCATTATCGTTTATAgggaaaatgtattaatatcaCAAACATTTGATATTTCTATTCCCAAACTGTTTGCTCACAGTGGCATGTTCACGGTTTATTCCTCTTATCATTTTGTTCCTGTACGATACGTTTTGTGATAACAAATGCCAGAGATGAGCAGATGCAGCCTGCGATTGATCACTATCAAGATGAAGTGATAAAGGGAGACATAAAAGCAGCGTTCCTGTTAAAGGATGATATAAGAGGTCAAAGGTGTGTAGCAtgatacatatataaatattttggaTAGATTGtgagttattttgtaaaaaaaaaaaaaaagaaaataaaaacagaacaataacaaaacaaaaacaaaaaagcatcaTTGGGTTTCTATAAATTATTCACTCGAACTAATAGAAACAGAGAAACATTGTTTCTGGTATTTCCTTGTAAAACTTTGCCCTTCAGGccttatgtgtgtttgtgtcgttAAATgttcactgtcaatctttaccaGAGGGGGTGGCAGGTaagggggtgggggtggtggtggtggtggtggggggggtgaTGTTATGTGTTAGAAGAACACATTGCAGAGACACCTCAGTGTCACTCTCTCACCACATCATGACTCAGCACGCTCTCCTGTTCATGGCAGCCCTGCTGGGATCCTTTCCCCTGCCCACAGGTAAATGCGCACCCATTTGTTGCACTTTGAGTTTGGCCTTAAATGTGAAGTGcgttataataaataaaatgtattattgttattaagggtgtgtattgcctggcatctggcgatacgattcgtatcccgatacatagctcacgatacgatacgatatgaaagtataaggcgattattgcgatttttttaacaaatatatgacttaagaaacaactaatctgtaaatgtgtaaaccttcatgagaacattctGTATGAAATATcatttattggcatattttacactcaaaacgttggctttaacatgccatgtgccaacaacttaaaataaaaataacatacaatctgccctgggcttttaaaccaactttgactttagtacaacttaactgaggtatgtgtctagaacaacaaataaataataataaataataaacacaagctggtcaatatgcccaggtttcagcacttctttgtgcagttataatgtctcctgcagtggaaaagacttccctggttaaataaaggtaaaaacaaataaataatcaatatggatgcattttgaatcgatccgagaactGCGCGGcataatatcgcgatatattgccaaatcgattttttttccaacacaCCTAATtgttattataaatataatgaaGAGAGTTATTGACCACATTCATGTACTGTAGTCTATGTCAGACATTTCTTTTGGTTTGTGTTCATGTTGATGTTGTCGTCCACTAAACAATATGCCATATGTAATTTATAATGTCTGATTTGACCAGcatgtgttttcttttgttttgttttgtttttttccggCAAGTAAGGCAAATGTAAACATGTCATTAAACCAATAACCAGAGGTATcaataaaattgtgattttaaaagtgtACTATTAAAACGAAACTGTGGCTATATCTCTACCAATTGTTTGGGATTgtgagaaaatgtttatttttgtacttttaagtgattttttttttttttttatttctaaaactAATATATTGATAGACTTTATTTATCTTCCTTTATGTAACTTGCAGACACTGTTGTAGCTCATCTACAAACACACGAAGCTTCGTCAGGAGCAACAGAGCAGGTACGGTGTGGCCTGCTCaggtaaaatgtattttacgtGATTGGTCATGTattcatcacatgttcacatctGTCTCTTATTGTTCTACAGAGTAACGTTTACATGCCACTACTCTGCTCACCCCCCCCTGTATCCATATCTCCATCCTCCTCAGGTAAACTACTTTGCAATTATACGataactgtaataataaatgcattgttttgccatttggagtttttaaaaaaaaaaaagtatgacatGCATTTTGTGATTGTCCCATTGTTGGTGGCATGTTTGCTGCATGGCCAcatattaaaatacaatattaaaatacgtacaaataataataataatatctcaaaacctttaataaaagtaactttttaggttttaaatgtaatataaatgGTTGTTGGGCTTATTGTAGAGCCTGATCAGATTCCCTCATTGGAGCAATCCTATggaaaaggaaataaaaggAGAATATTTCATCTATCATCAACGTAGCATTTAAAGTAACACATTTGATCacttgttattttgactgacaggtttgttgttgtatttcttTCCCGTATAGCACAGTACCATATGCATTGGTAATGTTTCACAGGATGGATGACACTGTTTTCCTTGTTTGTCTCACCATCAGTTCACACTCTCAAACCTGCTGATATCGCTGCTGTTTACACACTGGGAATGCCACCTTCACAGAGGTAGGAACAGGTTAATGATAAACCACTGGGTGCAGAACACTGGATTTGGCTATTTTTCAGATTGCGAACTAAATGGATATTCACAATGATACACAGGACGCACAGTATCTGaccatgttttgtttgttttttatcatcagagatGAAGCATCTAGAGTTGTCAGCAGACTTACTGGTctgtatttgatttttattattattatttttttaatatatatttatctcaAACATAAAGCAATATAAAGCAATCATTGCTCACCTAAAACAGCCCCAGCAGTGTTTGAGATGGGGCAGAAGAAGCTAAACGCGTATCTAGTCCTGCCCCTACTTCCAAGCTAtttcacaaagaacaaaaataactgaTATTTGAGCAAATGAatgcatatatacacacatactgtatatataaacgcacaacaaaatacacacaaatttaaacaaaaacaagcattcaTAGGCCTACCTAGACTTACATAACATCAACACCCACATGTCCACCTACCCATCAGATTCTAGTCCTTGTACTGACCTAATAAGTTATATACAATATATtctatacagtttatacattcacatcaaacaaatATACATACAAGTACATGAATGTATACGACATGTAcatgatattaataataaactatttcatatttacGACACAAATGTCATCGATTACATTTAGAGCGGCAATATATGAATtaacaaaaaccttttattatgtttgagtattaatatatttataccattatatacatattatatgttattgctgtcctaggtaaaattgttgctcttctttcttatacttactaacaaCATGTGAGTTAAAAAAGTACTAACTTTTTacaatgtattcatttattttttattattattatggattcAATTAACTGTGAATGGATTTGACCTTCTGTAACCTTGATCTGAATAGCTCTGCATAAAAAtgtttcaccaaaaaaaaaaaaagtatgaaggAAAGAAATACTAAACTTTATCTCCTAGATGATCATAATCATAAACAagttgcatttgtgtgtgtgttttttttttcttttttaaatcatataacTTTTCTTAGATGATAAAATCAATTGTCCCTCGATCAAAAGTTCAGCTTCTCTAAATGTTTGAATAGAACTGCTGTCCATGTTTAATCCTGAGGTGATCGTTCATCGTCAGACATCATCACAGCccaggtaacacacacattactgtacacacaccaacacaccaaCACATCACCTaaacatagtgtgtgtgtgtgtgtgtgtgtgtgtgtgtgtgtgtgtgtgtgtgtgtgtgtgtgtgtgtgtgtgtgtgtgtgtgtgtgtgtgtgcgtgtgtgtgtgtgtgtgtgtgtgtgtgtgtgtgttaggagcCTGGTTGAGGAAGCTGAGGATCTGTCTCTGTTCCTTTCAAATCAGGTACcactaaaataattatttattaggAGTTTAAGGAGTTTTGACAATTTTAAATTGAATCAATATTACAAAAGACGTCACTATTAGACGTCCTTACTATACGTTAACGTGTGCTCTGGTATTTGGTCTTTATTTGGTTAACGGTTACTTAACCATGTATGtttcctttcttcttctctggtgTTTGTTCTTTTAGTTATTTGAAGTATTTCCTGAGCGGCTGTAACACGTGTAGCAATTTCTCGCTGGGATAAAtcaagtatttctgattctgattctaataaACAGAGATTTTGAATTAGATAGATATTTTATGCTCCTCACAGCCtcgcatttattcatttattttacagttttgtttttaacaattagtgaaatttacaacattaaatgaaacaaaaatagatCATTTTATATTGCAAGTGTATattgtatttactgtatatatgatgTCAAGTAAATAAGGACATTTTCAAATGAAAGGATTGAGCACTTTTTATCAGAGGAATGATATGAAGGTATACCATTGATGGATAGATTCTGATGAGTAATATTAGAAAATTGAAAAGTTTTCTCAAATTTCCATCTCAAGCACATTATacgtatgtttttattgttttatggtaactgatttgtgtgtgttgacAACAAACCTGCTGTATAAGGAAACTCCTGCCTAAAGTCTAAACCTTTAGTGCACTTACTGGACATAGATCTATTGTATATGTTCTATATGTTCCTCAGTGTGACAGTTTATGTTCCTTTCTCTGCAGGAATCACACTGGAAgtttgtgctgctgtttgtcCCCACAGGTTCCATGTGTGCCTGTGTACCACATGTAAgaagcacattttaaagaacaatGAAGCCACATTAGCTTTTAGTGACCCGACATGTAATATTTGACCGTTACAACTTCGGTTTTCAGGTTTCTGCTGATGTTGATGCTGCCGTTCAGGAAGTGGAGGCTGCTCTACAGAAAGTTAAAGAGGAGGTGCTCCTGATTATTAGCAACTcgtttgtttctgtttgtgaACATGGAAGTAAATGATACTTcaaatattgtgtgttttacagctgcaCCACACTTTACTCCATGTGGTGATCTGGAGTGGAAATCATCAAAAAGacatgtgtgttttatttttgaagaataTCTATTATAAAAATCCTTTGACGCACTCACATTTGTAAAGGAaggcttttttaaattttttaatttaatttttgtcGTTCTCATTTTGTCAGTAGGTGTGAGTGTATGGAAGATGAAAATGTAAAC carries:
- the LOC114456566 gene encoding protein yippee-like 5 translates to MGRIFLDHIGGTRLFSCANCDTFLTNRSELISTRFTGATGRAFLFNKVVNLQYSEVQERTMLTGTHMVRDISCKNCNSKLGWIYEFAVEDSQRYKEGRVILERALVRESEGFEEHIPSDNS